The Bacillus sp. Y1 genome includes the window AGGACAAGAGAACTCAGAGGTTACTGTCGATGATATTGCTACGGTTGTAGCTAGTTGGACTGGAATTCCAGTATCACGCTTGGCACAAACAGAAACAGATAAGCTATTAAAGCTTGAAGAAATTCTTCATTCTCGTTTAATCGGTCAAGAGGAAGCTGTAAAGGCAATATCAAAAGCTGTACGTCGTGCTCGTGCTGGTTTGAAAGATCCAAAGCGCCCTATCGGATCGTTTATTTTCCTTGGTCCAACAGGTGTTGGTAAAACGGAGCTTGCACGTGCATTAGCAGAGGCCATGTTTGGTGACGAGGAAGCAATGATTCGCGTTGATATGTCGGAGTATATGGAAAAACATTCGACTTCCAGACTAGTAGGTTCTCCTCCAGGTTATGTAGGATATGATGAAGGTGGACAATTGACAGAAAAGGTTAGAAGAAAACCATACTCTGTTATTTTATTAGATGAAATTGAAAAGGCGCATCCAGATGTATTTAATATTTTGCTTCAAGTCCTAGAAGATGGTCGTCTAACTGACTCAAAAGGAAGAAGTGTTGATTTCCGTAATACAGTTGTTATTATGACTTCTAACGTTGGAGCAGAAGCGTTAAAGCGCAATAAGTATGTTGGCTTTAACATTCAAGATGGAGAACAGGACTTTAAAGATATGAAGGGTAAGGTAATGGAGGAGCTGAAAAAGGCATTCCGTCCAGAGTTCCTAAACCGTATCGATGAGATTATTGTTTTCCATTCGTTAGAGAAAAAGCATTTGAAACAGATTGTAACATTAATGTCTGATCAGCTAATTAAGCGATTAAATGAACAGGATATTACGTTAGAGCTAACAGATGCTGCAAAAGAGAAGATCTCTGAGGAAGGGTATGACCCTGAATACGGTGCTCGACCTTTAAGAAGAGCGATTCAAAAGCATATTGAAGACCGCCTATCAGAAGAGTTATTAAGAGGAACGGTTCTAACAGGACAAAAGGTTGTCATTGATTATGTGGATGGTGATTTTGCTGTAAGGGCAGGAGAACCCATTCATAAATAATCGTAAAGAATAGGGTGCACACGTAAGAGATTACGTGTGCCTTCTATTTTCTGTTGGGAAATACTTATCACTGCAATGAATTTACAACATGTCTTATAATAAGAGAGTATGGCAAGGAAGGTGTAAAGGGGGATATAAGTTTGGCAAAAGTAAAAACAAAATTTATGTGTAATGATTGCGGTTATGAATCTCCCAAATGGATGGGGAAATGCCCTGGGTGTGGACAATGGAATACGATGGTGGAAGAAATAGAAAAAAAGGTGTCTAATCATCGCGCAACCTTTGCTCATTCAGTAGGTTCAACAACCATGTCTAAAGCAACACCAATTACCTCAATCGAAACAATTACAGAACCCCGTATACAAACGGATTTGGTCGAGTTAAATCGTGTATTAGGTGGAGGAATTGTTAAGGGCTCCCTTGTGTTAATAGGCGGTGATCCCGGAATTGGAAAATCCACCTTGCTATTACAGGTTTCCTCTCAACTTGCAAAAAAGCAACATTCCGTTCTTTATATTTCAGGGGAAGAGTCAATGAGACAGACGAAGCTAAGAGCAGATCGACTAGGAGTAGCATCAGAAAACTTACTCGTCTATTCTGAAACAGACCTGGAAGAGATCAGTCGAACGATTGAAAAGGAAAACCCGAGTTTCGTGATTGTTGATTCTATCCAAACCATTTTCCATCCTCAAGTAACCTCAGCACCAGGAAGTGTCTCTCAAGTAAGAGAGTGTACAGCTGAGCTTATGAGAATAGGTAAGACAAAGGGCATTGCTATTTTCATCGTAGGCCATGTGACAAAAGAAGGCTCGATTGCAGGTCCTAGACTTCTCGAACATATGGTCGATACCGTTCTATATTTTGAAGGGGAGCGCCACCATACGTATCGGATCGTCAGAGCGGTAAAAAACCGTTTTGGTTCCACAAATGAAATGGGAATTTTTGAAATGAAGGAATTTGGATTGGAAGAGGTTCATAATCCATCTGAGATATTCCTTGAGGAGCGATCTCAAGGTGCTGCAGGATCGACAGTAGTTGCTTCGATGGAAGGTACTCGACCGGTTTTAGTAGAGATACAAGCACTTATCTCACCGACTAGTTTCGGAAATCCTAGGAGGATGGCTACAGGCATTGATCATAACAGAGTGTCACTGTTAATGGCTGTGTTGGAGAAACGAGTTGGTTTGCTACTCCAAAACCAGGATGCATACCTAAAGGTTGCTGGTGGAGTGAAGCTGGATGAACCAGCTATTGATTTAG containing:
- the radA gene encoding DNA repair protein RadA; this translates as MAKVKTKFMCNDCGYESPKWMGKCPGCGQWNTMVEEIEKKVSNHRATFAHSVGSTTMSKATPITSIETITEPRIQTDLVELNRVLGGGIVKGSLVLIGGDPGIGKSTLLLQVSSQLAKKQHSVLYISGEESMRQTKLRADRLGVASENLLVYSETDLEEISRTIEKENPSFVIVDSIQTIFHPQVTSAPGSVSQVRECTAELMRIGKTKGIAIFIVGHVTKEGSIAGPRLLEHMVDTVLYFEGERHHTYRIVRAVKNRFGSTNEMGIFEMKEFGLEEVHNPSEIFLEERSQGAAGSTVVASMEGTRPVLVEIQALISPTSFGNPRRMATGIDHNRVSLLMAVLEKRVGLLLQNQDAYLKVAGGVKLDEPAIDLAVAISIASSFRDKPTRPTDCIIGEVGLTGEIRRVSRIEQRVQEAAKLGFERVIIPANNIGGWSAPKGIQLIGVSTVADALKATFE